The following proteins are co-located in the Syngnathus scovelli strain Florida chromosome 21, RoL_Ssco_1.2, whole genome shotgun sequence genome:
- the LOC125991548 gene encoding rho GTPase-activating protein 44 isoform X1, protein MKKQFNRMRQLANQTVGRAEKTEVLSEDLLQAEKRLELVKQVSHSTHKKLAACLQGQQNVEVDKKSVRSPSKKLPLATLAQCMVEGAALLGDESMLGKMLKLCGETQDKLSQELVLFEGTIERDVMDPLYDLAEVEIPNIQKQRKHLTKLVLDMDSARTRYYQSGKSSGLSSNLQPSGGKAEHLREEMEEAANRMEICRDQLSADMYSSMAKELDYASYFQTLIEVQAEYHRKSLELLQNILPQIKAHQESWAEKPCYGKPLEEHLELSGRDIAFPIEACVTMLLECGMEEEGLFRVAPSASKLKKLKASLDCGVLDVQEYSADPHAIAGALKSYLRELPEPLMTFELYNDWIQASNIPDQDKRLQALRGACDKLPPASNNNFRYLIKFLSKLTEYQDVNKMTPGNIAIVLGPNLLWTHSDGNITEMMTTVSLQIVGIIEPIIQHADWFFPGEIEFNVTGNYGSPVHSNHNANYSSMPSPDMEQMERRQNEQSRRPLSVATDNMMLEFYKKDGIRKIQSMGVRVMDTSWVSRRGSSSSRKTTSTPPSVRAPTPPTDALTPEPPGTPSGSPSPTPPPTNNERASSDDASDACNAHPSPEEERPPPPYPSSSPFSLPPQHFSARAPPGMRPLSRSPECVPTGPSPVPRRSGYSPPPFLHSLCPSPQPLDINSNPRAQSSPPLHKQASQAEPLHAPPADTNGSSLYIKPPLVLTRHDLFLGSPKPPGTPLSAPPPWATCSRERGRKAASTLKNKELSPVIGQKGFQGTLSSGCQSEHSPHTLRRGKMMSSHVPLVNIKVWMFFFFFFLSHPLAKKLAPIPPKVPYSQTGAVSEQSTGQPSPVSLSPTPPSTPSPYGFGYPQGYATIGSLGHVQMAGTPSLSSPPSLAGTLTKVRPTPKPPRQRPSLPPPQPPSTPGTSPQPLEHSSGLLDGLSPGESMSTDSFCNLDIPVINMELDSLLDLAHITHLRHSVALLDSSRLRTTESEGGEDSESTVL, encoded by the exons ATGAAGAAGCAGTTCAACCGAATGAGGCAGCTCGCCAACCAAACAGTGGGCAG GGCTGAGAAGACCGAAGTGTTAAGCGAAGACCTCCTGCAG GCGGAGAAGCGTCTGGAGCTGGTCAAGCAGGTGTCGCACAGCACCCACAAGAAGTTGGCGGCGTGTCTGCAGGGTCAGCAGAACGTGGAGGTGGACAAGAAGTCGGTCAGGTCGCCGTCG AAGAAACTTCCTCTCGCGACGCTAGCACAATGTATGGTGGAGGGGGCGGCATTGCTCGGGGACGAGTCTATGCTTGG GAAGATGCTGAAGCTGTGCGGCGAGACGCAGGACAAACTGTCCCAGGAGCTCGTCCTGTTCGAAGGCACCATCGAGAGAGACGTCATGGACCCGCTATATGACCTCGCTGAG GTGGAAATCCCAAACATCCAGAAACAAAGGAAACATTTAACCAAACTGGTCCTGGATATGGACTCCGCTCGCACGCG GTACTATCAGTCCGGCAAGTCGTCGGGCCTGTCCAGCAACCTGCAGCCCAGCGGCGGCAAGGCCGAGCACCTGAGGGAGGAGATGGAGGAGGCCGCCAACCGCATGGAGATCTGTCGG GACCAGCTGTCCGCCGACATGTACAGCTCCATGGCCAAAGAACTCGACTATGCAAGCTATTTCCAGACC CTGATTGAAGTCCAGGCCGAGTACCACAGGAAGTCACTGGAGCTGCTGCAGAACATTCTGCCTCAGATTAAAGCTCATCAGG AGTCGTGGGCGGAGAAGCCTTGCTACGGGAAGCCGCTGGAAGAGCACTTAGAGCTCAGCGGGAGAGATATTGCTTTCCCCATCGAGGCCTGTGTCACCATGCTGCTGGAGTGCGGCATGGAAGAGGAG GGTTTGTTCCGAGTGGCTCCGTCCGCCTCCAAGCTGAAGAAGCTCAAGGCGTCTTTGGACTGCGGCGTGCTGGACGTTCAGGAGTACTCGGCTGACCCGCACGCCATCGCTG GCGCTTTGAAATCTTACCTGCGTGAGCTCCCCGAGCCCCTGATGACCTTTGAGCTTTACAACGACTGGATTCAGGCCTCAAA TATTCCAGACCAGGACAAAAGGTTGCAGGCTCTCCGCGGCGCTTGTGACAAACTACCGCCAGCCAGCAACAACAACTTCAG ATATTTGATTAAGTTCCTGTCCAAATTGACGGAATACCAGGACGTGAACAAGATGACTCCCGGGAACATCGCCATCGTGCTGGGGCCCAACCTGCTGTGGACGCACAGCGACGG CAACATCACAGAGATGATGACCACAGTGTCCCTGCAAATCGTCGGCATCATCGAGCCCATCATCCAGCACGCCGACTGGTTCTTCCCCGGAG AAATCGAGTTCAACGTGACGGGCAACTACGGCAGTCCGGTGCACAGCAACCACAACGCCAACTACAGCTCCATGCCGTCTCCCGACATGGAGCAGATGGAGCGGCGGCAGAACGAGCAGAGCCGCAGACCCCTCAGCGTGGCCACTGACAACATGATGCTGGAGTTCTACAAGAAAGATGG CATCAGGAAGATCCAGAG CATGGGAGTCAGGGTGATGGACACCTCTTGGGTGTCCCGCAGGGGCTCGTCGTCCTCGCGTAAAACCACATCCACGCCCCCCAGCGTGCGGGCGCCCACCCCGCCCACGGACGCGCTCACCCCCGAGCCGCCCGGAACCCCCTCGGGGTCGccctcccccacccctcctCCCACTAACAACGAGCGAGCCAG CTCGGATGACGCTTCGGACGCCTGTAACGCTCACCCCTCCCCCGAGGAGGAGAGGCCGCCCCCCCCTTACCCGTCTTCCTCACCTTTCTCGCTCCCTCCCCAACACTTTTCCGCCCGAGCACCCCCCGGTATGCGCCCGCTCTCCCGCAGTCCCGAATGCGTGCCCACGGGCCCGTCGCCCGTCCCCCGCCGCTCGGGCTACAGCCCGCCCCCGTTCCTCCACTCCCTGTGCCCGTCCCCGCAGCCCCTTGACATCAACTCCAACCCACGAGCCCAAAGCTCCCCGCCCTTGCACAAGCAGGCCTCCCAAGCCGAGCCCCTGCATGCGCCCCCTGCCGACACAAACGGCTCCTCCCTCTACATCAAACCCCCGCTCGTTCTTACTCGCCACGATTTATTCCTGGGCTCCCCCAAACCCCCTGGCACGCCCTTATCCGCCCCCCCTCCTTGGGCCACCTGTAGCCGAGAACGAGGACGCAAGGCCGCTAG caCCCTGAAGAACAAAGAACTGTCTCCAGTCATTGGGCAGAAGGGATTCCAGGGGACACTTTCTTCTGGCTGCCAGTCTGAGCACAGCCCACACACACTACGGAGAGGtaagatgatgtcatcacatGTGCCTCTAGTTAACATCAAagtttggatgttttttttttttttttttttatctcatccCCTAGCAAAGAAGCTTGCTCCAATCCCGCCTAAAGTCCCCTACAGCCAGACGGGGGCTGTGTCGGAGCAGTCCACGGGCCAGCCGTCTCCTGTCAGCCTGTCGCCCACCCCCCCTAGCACCCCTTCGCCATACGGCTTCGGTTACCCGCAGGGTTACGCCACTATCGGCTCCCTGGGACACGTCCAGATGGCCGGCACGCCGTCTCTGTCCTCGCCGCCTTCGCTGGCCGGGACGCTCaccaaagtccggcccacgcCCAAGCCGCCCCGGCAGAGGCCCAGCTTGCCTCCGCCTCAGCCGCCCTCCACACCCGGCACCAGCCCCCAGCCACTGGAGCACTCGTCGGGCCTGCTGGATGGTTTGTCTCCTGGAGAAAGCATGTCCACAG ATTCCTTCTGCAACCTAGATATTCCCGTCATTAACATGGAGCTGGACAGCCTTCTGGACCTGGCTCACATCACCCACCTCAGGCACTCGGTAGCGCTGCTGGACTCGAGCCGCCTCAGAACAACCGAGTCGGAGGGGGGGGAGGATTCGGAGAGTACGGTCCTATGA
- the LOC125991548 gene encoding rho GTPase-activating protein 44 isoform X7: MKKQFNRMRQLANQTVGRAEKTEVLSEDLLQAEKRLELVKQVSHSTHKKLAACLQGQQNVEVDKKSVRSPSKKLPLATLAQCMVEGAALLGDESMLGKMLKLCGETQDKLSQELVLFEGTIERDVMDPLYDLAEVEIPNIQKQRKHLTKLVLDMDSARTRYYQSGKSSGLSSNLQPSGGKAEHLREEMEEAANRMEICRDQLSADMYSSMAKELDYASYFQTLIEVQAEYHRKSLELLQNILPQIKAHQESWAEKPCYGKPLEEHLELSGRDIAFPIEACVTMLLECGMEEEGLFRVAPSASKLKKLKASLDCGVLDVQEYSADPHAIAGALKSYLRELPEPLMTFELYNDWIQASNIPDQDKRLQALRGACDKLPPASNNNFRYLIKFLSKLTEYQDVNKMTPGNIAIVLGPNLLWTHSDGNITEMMTTVSLQIVGIIEPIIQHADWFFPGEIEFNVTGNYGSPVHSNHNANYSSMPSPDMEQMERRQNEQSRRPLSVATDNMMLEFYKKDGIRKIQSMGVRVMDTSWVSRRGSSSSRKTTSTPPSVRAPTPPTDALTPEPPGTPSGSPSPTPPPTNNERASTLKNKELSPVIGQKGFQGTLSSGCQSEHSPHTLRRAKKLAPIPPKVPYSQTGAVSEQSTGQPSPVSLSPTPPSTPSPYGFGYPQGYATIGSLGHVQMAGTPSLSSPPSLAGTLTKVRPTPKPPRQRPSLPPPQPPSTPGTSPQPLEHSSGLLDGLSPGESMSTDSFCNLDIPVINMELDSLLDLAHITHLRHSVALLDSSRLRTTESEGGEDSESTVL, translated from the exons ATGAAGAAGCAGTTCAACCGAATGAGGCAGCTCGCCAACCAAACAGTGGGCAG GGCTGAGAAGACCGAAGTGTTAAGCGAAGACCTCCTGCAG GCGGAGAAGCGTCTGGAGCTGGTCAAGCAGGTGTCGCACAGCACCCACAAGAAGTTGGCGGCGTGTCTGCAGGGTCAGCAGAACGTGGAGGTGGACAAGAAGTCGGTCAGGTCGCCGTCG AAGAAACTTCCTCTCGCGACGCTAGCACAATGTATGGTGGAGGGGGCGGCATTGCTCGGGGACGAGTCTATGCTTGG GAAGATGCTGAAGCTGTGCGGCGAGACGCAGGACAAACTGTCCCAGGAGCTCGTCCTGTTCGAAGGCACCATCGAGAGAGACGTCATGGACCCGCTATATGACCTCGCTGAG GTGGAAATCCCAAACATCCAGAAACAAAGGAAACATTTAACCAAACTGGTCCTGGATATGGACTCCGCTCGCACGCG GTACTATCAGTCCGGCAAGTCGTCGGGCCTGTCCAGCAACCTGCAGCCCAGCGGCGGCAAGGCCGAGCACCTGAGGGAGGAGATGGAGGAGGCCGCCAACCGCATGGAGATCTGTCGG GACCAGCTGTCCGCCGACATGTACAGCTCCATGGCCAAAGAACTCGACTATGCAAGCTATTTCCAGACC CTGATTGAAGTCCAGGCCGAGTACCACAGGAAGTCACTGGAGCTGCTGCAGAACATTCTGCCTCAGATTAAAGCTCATCAGG AGTCGTGGGCGGAGAAGCCTTGCTACGGGAAGCCGCTGGAAGAGCACTTAGAGCTCAGCGGGAGAGATATTGCTTTCCCCATCGAGGCCTGTGTCACCATGCTGCTGGAGTGCGGCATGGAAGAGGAG GGTTTGTTCCGAGTGGCTCCGTCCGCCTCCAAGCTGAAGAAGCTCAAGGCGTCTTTGGACTGCGGCGTGCTGGACGTTCAGGAGTACTCGGCTGACCCGCACGCCATCGCTG GCGCTTTGAAATCTTACCTGCGTGAGCTCCCCGAGCCCCTGATGACCTTTGAGCTTTACAACGACTGGATTCAGGCCTCAAA TATTCCAGACCAGGACAAAAGGTTGCAGGCTCTCCGCGGCGCTTGTGACAAACTACCGCCAGCCAGCAACAACAACTTCAG ATATTTGATTAAGTTCCTGTCCAAATTGACGGAATACCAGGACGTGAACAAGATGACTCCCGGGAACATCGCCATCGTGCTGGGGCCCAACCTGCTGTGGACGCACAGCGACGG CAACATCACAGAGATGATGACCACAGTGTCCCTGCAAATCGTCGGCATCATCGAGCCCATCATCCAGCACGCCGACTGGTTCTTCCCCGGAG AAATCGAGTTCAACGTGACGGGCAACTACGGCAGTCCGGTGCACAGCAACCACAACGCCAACTACAGCTCCATGCCGTCTCCCGACATGGAGCAGATGGAGCGGCGGCAGAACGAGCAGAGCCGCAGACCCCTCAGCGTGGCCACTGACAACATGATGCTGGAGTTCTACAAGAAAGATGG CATCAGGAAGATCCAGAG CATGGGAGTCAGGGTGATGGACACCTCTTGGGTGTCCCGCAGGGGCTCGTCGTCCTCGCGTAAAACCACATCCACGCCCCCCAGCGTGCGGGCGCCCACCCCGCCCACGGACGCGCTCACCCCCGAGCCGCCCGGAACCCCCTCGGGGTCGccctcccccacccctcctCCCACTAACAACGAGCGAGCCAG caCCCTGAAGAACAAAGAACTGTCTCCAGTCATTGGGCAGAAGGGATTCCAGGGGACACTTTCTTCTGGCTGCCAGTCTGAGCACAGCCCACACACACTACGGAGAG CAAAGAAGCTTGCTCCAATCCCGCCTAAAGTCCCCTACAGCCAGACGGGGGCTGTGTCGGAGCAGTCCACGGGCCAGCCGTCTCCTGTCAGCCTGTCGCCCACCCCCCCTAGCACCCCTTCGCCATACGGCTTCGGTTACCCGCAGGGTTACGCCACTATCGGCTCCCTGGGACACGTCCAGATGGCCGGCACGCCGTCTCTGTCCTCGCCGCCTTCGCTGGCCGGGACGCTCaccaaagtccggcccacgcCCAAGCCGCCCCGGCAGAGGCCCAGCTTGCCTCCGCCTCAGCCGCCCTCCACACCCGGCACCAGCCCCCAGCCACTGGAGCACTCGTCGGGCCTGCTGGATGGTTTGTCTCCTGGAGAAAGCATGTCCACAG ATTCCTTCTGCAACCTAGATATTCCCGTCATTAACATGGAGCTGGACAGCCTTCTGGACCTGGCTCACATCACCCACCTCAGGCACTCGGTAGCGCTGCTGGACTCGAGCCGCCTCAGAACAACCGAGTCGGAGGGGGGGGAGGATTCGGAGAGTACGGTCCTATGA
- the LOC125991548 gene encoding rho GTPase-activating protein 44 isoform X6: MYGGGGGIARGRVYAWMLKLCGETQDKLSQELVLFEGTIERDVMDPLYDLAEVEIPNIQKQRKHLTKLVLDMDSARTRYYQSGKSSGLSSNLQPSGGKAEHLREEMEEAANRMEICRDQLSADMYSSMAKELDYASYFQTLIEVQAEYHRKSLELLQNILPQIKAHQESWAEKPCYGKPLEEHLELSGRDIAFPIEACVTMLLECGMEEEGLFRVAPSASKLKKLKASLDCGVLDVQEYSADPHAIAGALKSYLRELPEPLMTFELYNDWIQASNIPDQDKRLQALRGACDKLPPASNNNFRYLIKFLSKLTEYQDVNKMTPGNIAIVLGPNLLWTHSDGNITEMMTTVSLQIVGIIEPIIQHADWFFPGEIEFNVTGNYGSPVHSNHNANYSSMPSPDMEQMERRQNEQSRRPLSVATDNMMLEFYKKDGIRKIQSMGVRVMDTSWVSRRGSSSSRKTTSTPPSVRAPTPPTDALTPEPPGTPSGSPSPTPPPTNNERASPRMFHSFTFHCRKALQWMSSDDASDACNAHPSPEEERPPPPYPSSSPFSLPPQHFSARAPPGMRPLSRSPECVPTGPSPVPRRSGYSPPPFLHSLCPSPQPLDINSNPRAQSSPPLHKQASQAEPLHAPPADTNGSSLYIKPPLVLTRHDLFLGSPKPPGTPLSAPPPWATCSRERGRKAASTLKNKELSPVIGQKGFQGTLSSGCQSEHSPHTLRRAKKLAPIPPKVPYSQTGAVSEQSTGQPSPVSLSPTPPSTPSPYGFGYPQGYATIGSLGHVQMAGTPSLSSPPSLAGTLTKVRPTPKPPRQRPSLPPPQPPSTPGTSPQPLEHSSGLLDGLSPGESMSTDSFCNLDIPVINMELDSLLDLAHITHLRHSVALLDSSRLRTTESEGGEDSESTVL; this comes from the exons ATGTATGGTGGAGGGGGCGGCATTGCTCGGGGACGAGTCTATGCTTGG ATGCTGAAGCTGTGCGGCGAGACGCAGGACAAACTGTCCCAGGAGCTCGTCCTGTTCGAAGGCACCATCGAGAGAGACGTCATGGACCCGCTATATGACCTCGCTGAG GTGGAAATCCCAAACATCCAGAAACAAAGGAAACATTTAACCAAACTGGTCCTGGATATGGACTCCGCTCGCACGCG GTACTATCAGTCCGGCAAGTCGTCGGGCCTGTCCAGCAACCTGCAGCCCAGCGGCGGCAAGGCCGAGCACCTGAGGGAGGAGATGGAGGAGGCCGCCAACCGCATGGAGATCTGTCGG GACCAGCTGTCCGCCGACATGTACAGCTCCATGGCCAAAGAACTCGACTATGCAAGCTATTTCCAGACC CTGATTGAAGTCCAGGCCGAGTACCACAGGAAGTCACTGGAGCTGCTGCAGAACATTCTGCCTCAGATTAAAGCTCATCAGG AGTCGTGGGCGGAGAAGCCTTGCTACGGGAAGCCGCTGGAAGAGCACTTAGAGCTCAGCGGGAGAGATATTGCTTTCCCCATCGAGGCCTGTGTCACCATGCTGCTGGAGTGCGGCATGGAAGAGGAG GGTTTGTTCCGAGTGGCTCCGTCCGCCTCCAAGCTGAAGAAGCTCAAGGCGTCTTTGGACTGCGGCGTGCTGGACGTTCAGGAGTACTCGGCTGACCCGCACGCCATCGCTG GCGCTTTGAAATCTTACCTGCGTGAGCTCCCCGAGCCCCTGATGACCTTTGAGCTTTACAACGACTGGATTCAGGCCTCAAA TATTCCAGACCAGGACAAAAGGTTGCAGGCTCTCCGCGGCGCTTGTGACAAACTACCGCCAGCCAGCAACAACAACTTCAG ATATTTGATTAAGTTCCTGTCCAAATTGACGGAATACCAGGACGTGAACAAGATGACTCCCGGGAACATCGCCATCGTGCTGGGGCCCAACCTGCTGTGGACGCACAGCGACGG CAACATCACAGAGATGATGACCACAGTGTCCCTGCAAATCGTCGGCATCATCGAGCCCATCATCCAGCACGCCGACTGGTTCTTCCCCGGAG AAATCGAGTTCAACGTGACGGGCAACTACGGCAGTCCGGTGCACAGCAACCACAACGCCAACTACAGCTCCATGCCGTCTCCCGACATGGAGCAGATGGAGCGGCGGCAGAACGAGCAGAGCCGCAGACCCCTCAGCGTGGCCACTGACAACATGATGCTGGAGTTCTACAAGAAAGATGG CATCAGGAAGATCCAGAG CATGGGAGTCAGGGTGATGGACACCTCTTGGGTGTCCCGCAGGGGCTCGTCGTCCTCGCGTAAAACCACATCCACGCCCCCCAGCGTGCGGGCGCCCACCCCGCCCACGGACGCGCTCACCCCCGAGCCGCCCGGAACCCCCTCGGGGTCGccctcccccacccctcctCCCACTAACAACGAGCGAGCCAG CCCCCGCATGTTTCACAGCTTCACCTTCCATTGTCGCAAGGCTCTGCAGTGGATGAG CTCGGATGACGCTTCGGACGCCTGTAACGCTCACCCCTCCCCCGAGGAGGAGAGGCCGCCCCCCCCTTACCCGTCTTCCTCACCTTTCTCGCTCCCTCCCCAACACTTTTCCGCCCGAGCACCCCCCGGTATGCGCCCGCTCTCCCGCAGTCCCGAATGCGTGCCCACGGGCCCGTCGCCCGTCCCCCGCCGCTCGGGCTACAGCCCGCCCCCGTTCCTCCACTCCCTGTGCCCGTCCCCGCAGCCCCTTGACATCAACTCCAACCCACGAGCCCAAAGCTCCCCGCCCTTGCACAAGCAGGCCTCCCAAGCCGAGCCCCTGCATGCGCCCCCTGCCGACACAAACGGCTCCTCCCTCTACATCAAACCCCCGCTCGTTCTTACTCGCCACGATTTATTCCTGGGCTCCCCCAAACCCCCTGGCACGCCCTTATCCGCCCCCCCTCCTTGGGCCACCTGTAGCCGAGAACGAGGACGCAAGGCCGCTAG caCCCTGAAGAACAAAGAACTGTCTCCAGTCATTGGGCAGAAGGGATTCCAGGGGACACTTTCTTCTGGCTGCCAGTCTGAGCACAGCCCACACACACTACGGAGAG CAAAGAAGCTTGCTCCAATCCCGCCTAAAGTCCCCTACAGCCAGACGGGGGCTGTGTCGGAGCAGTCCACGGGCCAGCCGTCTCCTGTCAGCCTGTCGCCCACCCCCCCTAGCACCCCTTCGCCATACGGCTTCGGTTACCCGCAGGGTTACGCCACTATCGGCTCCCTGGGACACGTCCAGATGGCCGGCACGCCGTCTCTGTCCTCGCCGCCTTCGCTGGCCGGGACGCTCaccaaagtccggcccacgcCCAAGCCGCCCCGGCAGAGGCCCAGCTTGCCTCCGCCTCAGCCGCCCTCCACACCCGGCACCAGCCCCCAGCCACTGGAGCACTCGTCGGGCCTGCTGGATGGTTTGTCTCCTGGAGAAAGCATGTCCACAG ATTCCTTCTGCAACCTAGATATTCCCGTCATTAACATGGAGCTGGACAGCCTTCTGGACCTGGCTCACATCACCCACCTCAGGCACTCGGTAGCGCTGCTGGACTCGAGCCGCCTCAGAACAACCGAGTCGGAGGGGGGGGAGGATTCGGAGAGTACGGTCCTATGA
- the LOC125991548 gene encoding rho GTPase-activating protein 44 isoform X9, producing the protein MKKQFNRMRQLANQTVGRAEKTEVLSEDLLQAEKRLELVKQVSHSTHKKLAACLQGQQNVEVDKKSVRSPSKKLPLATLAQCMVEGAALLGDESMLGKMLKLCGETQDKLSQELVLFEGTIERDVMDPLYDLAEVEIPNIQKQRKHLTKLVLDMDSARTRYYQSGKSSGLSSNLQPSGGKAEHLREEMEEAANRMEICRDQLSADMYSSMAKELDYASYFQTLIEVQAEYHRKSLELLQNILPQIKAHQESWAEKPCYGKPLEEHLELSGRDIAFPIEACVTMLLECGMEEEGLFRVAPSASKLKKLKASLDCGVLDVQEYSADPHAIAGALKSYLRELPEPLMTFELYNDWIQASNIPDQDKRLQALRGACDKLPPASNNNFRYLIKFLSKLTEYQDVNKMTPGNIAIVLGPNLLWTHSDGNITEMMTTVSLQIVGIIEPIIQHADWFFPGEIEFNVTGNYGSPVHSNHNANYSSMPSPDMEQMERRQNEQSRRPLSVATDNMMLEFYKKDGTLKNKELSPVIGQKGFQGTLSSGCQSEHSPHTLRRAKKLAPIPPKVPYSQTGAVSEQSTGQPSPVSLSPTPPSTPSPYGFGYPQGYATIGSLGHVQMAGTPSLSSPPSLAGTLTKVRPTPKPPRQRPSLPPPQPPSTPGTSPQPLEHSSGLLDGLSPGESMSTDSFCNLDIPVINMELDSLLDLAHITHLRHSVALLDSSRLRTTESEGGEDSESTVL; encoded by the exons ATGAAGAAGCAGTTCAACCGAATGAGGCAGCTCGCCAACCAAACAGTGGGCAG GGCTGAGAAGACCGAAGTGTTAAGCGAAGACCTCCTGCAG GCGGAGAAGCGTCTGGAGCTGGTCAAGCAGGTGTCGCACAGCACCCACAAGAAGTTGGCGGCGTGTCTGCAGGGTCAGCAGAACGTGGAGGTGGACAAGAAGTCGGTCAGGTCGCCGTCG AAGAAACTTCCTCTCGCGACGCTAGCACAATGTATGGTGGAGGGGGCGGCATTGCTCGGGGACGAGTCTATGCTTGG GAAGATGCTGAAGCTGTGCGGCGAGACGCAGGACAAACTGTCCCAGGAGCTCGTCCTGTTCGAAGGCACCATCGAGAGAGACGTCATGGACCCGCTATATGACCTCGCTGAG GTGGAAATCCCAAACATCCAGAAACAAAGGAAACATTTAACCAAACTGGTCCTGGATATGGACTCCGCTCGCACGCG GTACTATCAGTCCGGCAAGTCGTCGGGCCTGTCCAGCAACCTGCAGCCCAGCGGCGGCAAGGCCGAGCACCTGAGGGAGGAGATGGAGGAGGCCGCCAACCGCATGGAGATCTGTCGG GACCAGCTGTCCGCCGACATGTACAGCTCCATGGCCAAAGAACTCGACTATGCAAGCTATTTCCAGACC CTGATTGAAGTCCAGGCCGAGTACCACAGGAAGTCACTGGAGCTGCTGCAGAACATTCTGCCTCAGATTAAAGCTCATCAGG AGTCGTGGGCGGAGAAGCCTTGCTACGGGAAGCCGCTGGAAGAGCACTTAGAGCTCAGCGGGAGAGATATTGCTTTCCCCATCGAGGCCTGTGTCACCATGCTGCTGGAGTGCGGCATGGAAGAGGAG GGTTTGTTCCGAGTGGCTCCGTCCGCCTCCAAGCTGAAGAAGCTCAAGGCGTCTTTGGACTGCGGCGTGCTGGACGTTCAGGAGTACTCGGCTGACCCGCACGCCATCGCTG GCGCTTTGAAATCTTACCTGCGTGAGCTCCCCGAGCCCCTGATGACCTTTGAGCTTTACAACGACTGGATTCAGGCCTCAAA TATTCCAGACCAGGACAAAAGGTTGCAGGCTCTCCGCGGCGCTTGTGACAAACTACCGCCAGCCAGCAACAACAACTTCAG ATATTTGATTAAGTTCCTGTCCAAATTGACGGAATACCAGGACGTGAACAAGATGACTCCCGGGAACATCGCCATCGTGCTGGGGCCCAACCTGCTGTGGACGCACAGCGACGG CAACATCACAGAGATGATGACCACAGTGTCCCTGCAAATCGTCGGCATCATCGAGCCCATCATCCAGCACGCCGACTGGTTCTTCCCCGGAG AAATCGAGTTCAACGTGACGGGCAACTACGGCAGTCCGGTGCACAGCAACCACAACGCCAACTACAGCTCCATGCCGTCTCCCGACATGGAGCAGATGGAGCGGCGGCAGAACGAGCAGAGCCGCAGACCCCTCAGCGTGGCCACTGACAACATGATGCTGGAGTTCTACAAGAAAGATGG caCCCTGAAGAACAAAGAACTGTCTCCAGTCATTGGGCAGAAGGGATTCCAGGGGACACTTTCTTCTGGCTGCCAGTCTGAGCACAGCCCACACACACTACGGAGAG CAAAGAAGCTTGCTCCAATCCCGCCTAAAGTCCCCTACAGCCAGACGGGGGCTGTGTCGGAGCAGTCCACGGGCCAGCCGTCTCCTGTCAGCCTGTCGCCCACCCCCCCTAGCACCCCTTCGCCATACGGCTTCGGTTACCCGCAGGGTTACGCCACTATCGGCTCCCTGGGACACGTCCAGATGGCCGGCACGCCGTCTCTGTCCTCGCCGCCTTCGCTGGCCGGGACGCTCaccaaagtccggcccacgcCCAAGCCGCCCCGGCAGAGGCCCAGCTTGCCTCCGCCTCAGCCGCCCTCCACACCCGGCACCAGCCCCCAGCCACTGGAGCACTCGTCGGGCCTGCTGGATGGTTTGTCTCCTGGAGAAAGCATGTCCACAG ATTCCTTCTGCAACCTAGATATTCCCGTCATTAACATGGAGCTGGACAGCCTTCTGGACCTGGCTCACATCACCCACCTCAGGCACTCGGTAGCGCTGCTGGACTCGAGCCGCCTCAGAACAACCGAGTCGGAGGGGGGGGAGGATTCGGAGAGTACGGTCCTATGA